A single region of the Chloroflexi bacterium ADurb.Bin180 genome encodes:
- the trmI gene encoding tRNA (adenine(58)-N(1))-methyltransferase TrmI, which translates to MHPFTAGESVLVLLGSKRFLMPLQPGILQHTHQGLIRHDDIIGQAPGTKLVTHIGFPVVALRPSLYDVIMNLERISQIVYPKEIGYILMKLSVGPGSHIVEAGTGSGALTAALAHAVRPSGRVHSYDVRDDMLRVATRNLTNAALIEWVELKQRDIADGFDEQDADALFLDVREPWRYLQQSWNALTEGGFFGAIVPTTNQVSDLIAGLNLAHFTDIEVCEILFRAYKPVPARLRPVDRMTAHTGYLVFARKLEKPVAPVATDKAEIENTTQEVL; encoded by the coding sequence GTGCATCCCTTCACCGCCGGCGAGTCGGTTCTGGTCCTGCTGGGCAGCAAGCGCTTCCTCATGCCATTGCAGCCAGGGATCCTGCAACATACGCATCAAGGTCTCATTCGCCACGACGACATCATCGGCCAGGCGCCCGGAACCAAACTGGTCACCCACATCGGTTTTCCCGTTGTTGCATTGCGTCCCTCGCTCTATGACGTAATTATGAATCTGGAGCGGATCTCCCAGATTGTCTATCCGAAGGAGATCGGCTACATCCTGATGAAACTGAGCGTCGGCCCGGGCAGCCACATTGTCGAAGCAGGCACCGGCAGCGGGGCCCTGACGGCCGCACTGGCCCACGCTGTGCGACCGAGCGGCCGTGTCCACTCCTACGATGTCCGCGACGATATGCTGCGCGTGGCTACGCGCAACCTCACCAATGCCGCCCTGATAGAGTGGGTAGAGCTGAAGCAGAGGGACATCGCCGATGGATTTGACGAACAGGACGCCGACGCGCTGTTCCTTGACGTCAGAGAGCCCTGGCGCTACCTGCAACAATCCTGGAACGCGCTGACCGAGGGTGGTTTCTTTGGTGCCATCGTTCCTACCACCAACCAGGTATCGGATCTGATTGCAGGGCTGAACCTGGCTCATTTCACCGACATCGAAGTCTGCGAGATCCTCTTCCGGGCATACAAACCGGTCCCGGCACGCCTCAGGCCGGTCGACCGCATGACCGCTCACACCGGCTATTTGGTGTTTGCTCGCAAGCTGGAAAAGCCGGTAGCGCCTGTCGCCACGGACAAGGCCGAGATAGAAAACACGACACAGGAGGTGCTCTAG